The Ictalurus furcatus strain D&B chromosome 12, Billie_1.0, whole genome shotgun sequence nucleotide sequence gaaaaggaaatccacactgcattggctcccagtgaaatctcacactgattataaaatacttttattaacctataaagcactaaacggtctcgcaccacagtacataatcgaccttttggttttctatgttccgccatgcctacttcgatcaaaaggtgcaggctatttgacggtacctcgaatagtgaagactacagcagggggaagagctttctcttatagagccccacagttatggaacagtcttcctattagtgttcgggactcagacacagtctcagtgtttaagtctaggcttcaaacgtatttgtttactcaagcctaccctgaatagactttctgttacgctaagcacagtcctaataatctcttctctccctctctccttctgtcgagccacacatgattttatggagatactagagatcctgatcctctctgctctccggacctgcctgatccgtttcggatgtcctgcctctggatggagctctcattacaccaattccagactgctgggactacggctgctcctaaggccatacagacttcatataaatccataatgaactttttcacactatctgttgttacccagatgaggatgggtaacctcctaaccctaacccttctgagtcgggttcctctcaaggtttcttcctcttaaaacatcttagggagtttttccacaccaccgtcaccaccgtctcactcagttgggataaattcacacctttaatatctgtataccgtgttgatatttctgtaaagctgctttgagacaatgtctattgtaaaaagcgctatacaaataaaattgaattgaattgaattgaaatcagCATtgccataaagctcgtcagcagagggaagcatgaagtgctctaaaatctcctggtagacactgcatcgactctcgacttgagaaaacacactggaccaacaccagcagatgacatggcacctcaaatcatcactgactgtggaaacttcacactggacttcaagcagcttggattctgttcctctccactcttcctccagactctgggattATACTGGGAtctactggatttttgatttccgtgagctgtaagccataatcatcaataTTAGAACcgaaaaaaagacttgaaatatttcactttatgtgtaatgaatctagaatatatgaaagttccactttttgaattaaattatggaaaaaaatgaacttttccacgatattctaattttctgagatgcacctgtaaataATCAAAGGTTATAAAGACAGTCATGTCCtgttaaacattatttatacaATTTAATAAATCTGGTTATGTTTgctttacattatttatatgatcTATTTGCGCTCAGCATTAAAGTGAATTCGTATAAAACGTTTAATAAACCGTCACAGCTCAGTGTTTACATGTAATGTTTCATCCATTCCTGTGTAATCTGTTCTTTTTCTCCCTGTATTCTGTCGTTCTCCGGCTCCTCTACCTCGTCTACACCTGATGTAGCTCTGACTCTCagatctgtgtctctctctctctctctctctctctctctctctctctctctctctctctctctctctctctcagtgtttgTCCAGCAGGGGGCGTTAGAGTTCAGAGCGAGAACGGGAAATTCGTGGCCCTTTCCTCATctctttcctcttctcctccttcctccTGTGCTTCTGTTCTTCACGGAGAATCTTCTGGAAGGCCTCCGCAGTGTGGAGCACCTGAGAGAcagtcaggagagagagagagagagagataccgcATCTTattaccacagtgctgttgaattctggaatgtgattggtcagaagctgttgtacatgatgtttatatgtaaagcactgtgtgcgtgtgtgtgtgtctcacgtCATCTTTCTCTGTACGGTAAGGGTTAATAAAGTCTGGAGACTTCTCTGTGATTCCCAACTCCTGAGACATCTGCAACGAGAGATTAGATCTTCCAGCACATGAACATGTCAAGTTTTAGCATTGATGTGTTTTTAAAGGCGCTCTTTGATGACATCACGCACCAGAGTGAGGACTTGTTGGTGACTGCCTCCGTGAAACACTCCAGACTGGTTACAGAAGCTCAGCCCCCAGCGCAGCGTCTTCTCCCACTCAGCGTTACGGTCGTAGTAGTGATGGACGATACGTGGGAAACGCAGAGCTACGTCTCCGAAAAACGCCGTGTTCTCCACCACGTGGGAGTACGCTACATACACAaccagagtgtgagagagacgcTGTGTGAACATCAcataccaccatca carries:
- the ccdc134 gene encoding coiled-coil domain-containing protein 134; translation: MLSVCAVLLIAAFGAVCSTNSDTPRHRHDSNLEIYKRLFEVKRKDQLNALKNLVDLNDVNQQYKIIDIMLKGLFKVLEESRAVLVAANLQPDDPFPLDDKIKEAYSHVVENTAFFGDVALRFPRIVHHYYDRNAEWEKTLRWGLSFCNQSGVFHGGSHQQVLTLMSQELGITEKSPDFINPYRTEKDDVLHTAEAFQKILREEQKHRRKEEKRKEMRKGPRISRSRSEL